A stretch of Cheilinus undulatus linkage group 20, ASM1832078v1, whole genome shotgun sequence DNA encodes these proteins:
- the mtr gene encoding methionine synthase isoform X2, with protein MAPTNLLHQSAARASAGYGSVLESELRAVLQQRIMVLDGGMGTMIQQQKLEEEDFRGDEFKDHPRPLKGNNDLLSITQPHIIYNIHKEYLLAGADIIETNTFSSTCTAQADYGLEHLAYRLNKASAELARRAADDVTKQTGCKRYVAGAVGPTNKTLSVSPSVERPDYRNITFDELVAAYSEQVRGLLDGGADILLVETIFDTANAKAALFAIDLMFEEGFERKPVFVSGTIVDRSGRTLSGQTGEAFVVSVSHAKPLCIGLNCALGATEMRPFIEAIGQNTCAFIICYPNAGLPNTFGGYDETPVLTAAHLKEFAEDGLVNIVGGCCGTTPAHIRSISEAVRSCRPRAPPDDIYQDYLLLSGLEPFRIGPYTNFVNIGERCNVAGSRKFAKLIMAGNYEEALSIAKTQVEMGAQILDINMDEGMLEGAAAMTRFCNYIASEPDIARVPLCIDSSNFAVIEAGLKCCQGKCVVNSISLKEGEDEFLQRAATVKRYGAAVVVMAFDEEGQATDTERKVEICTRAYHLLINKVGFDPNDIIFDPNILTIGTGMEEHNEYAVNFIRATKLIKETLPRARVSGGLSNLSFSFRGMEEIREAMHGAFLYHAIKDGMDMGIVNAGNLPVYDDINKELLLLCEDLILNRDAEATEKLLSYAQNNVKGGKKVVQTDEWRSGSVEERLEYALIKGIEKYVVQDVEECRSLVQRYSRPLHIIEGPLMNGMKVVGDLFGAGKMFLPQVIKSARVMKKAVGYLIPFMEKEREEMKALSGSTEDVDPYQGTIVLATVKGDVHDIGKNIVGVVLGCNNFRVIDLGVMVPCDQILREAISHKADIIGLSGLITPSLDEMIHVAKEMQRLNMSTPLLIGGATTSKTHTAVKIAPRYLSPVVHVLDASRSVVVCSQLLDEVVREEFFEEVKEEYEEIRQEHFDSLKDRRFVSLSEAREKRLLIDWTSSTPVRPQFLGPRVFSHYDLTRVCDFIDWKPFFDVWQLRGKYPNRGYPKIFNDKTVGRKGGRL; from the exons ATGGCGCCCACCAACCTCCTCCATCAGTCCGCGGCACGAGCGTCGGCGG GATATGGGAGTGTGTTGGAGTCAGAGCTGCGAGCCGTGCTGCAGCAAAGGATCATGGTCCTGGACGGAGGGATGGGGACGATGATCCAGCAGCAGAAACTGGAGGAGGAAGACTTCAGAGGAGACGAGTTTAAGGATCACCCTCGCCCTCTGAAGGGAAACAACGACCTGCTCAGCATCACGCAGCCACACATAATCTACAATATACACAAG GAGTACCTGTTAGCTGGAGCCGATATCATCGAGACCAACACCTTCAGCAGCACCTGTACAGCACAGGCCGACTACGGACTAGAACACCTG gcGTATCGTCTAAACAAAGCGTCTGCAGAGCTGGCGAGGAGAGCAGCTGATGATGTCACCAAACAGACAG GCTGTAAACGCTACGTGGCAGGCGCCGTGGGTCCAACCAATAAGACGCTCTCAGTGTCCCCGTCAGTGGAGAGACCGGACTACAGGAACATCA CGTTTGATGAACTGGTGGCGGCGTACTCGGAGCAGGTCAGAGGTCTGTTGGATGGAGGAGCTGACATCCTACTTGTAGAAACCATCTTTGACACCGCCAATGCCAAG GCGGCTTTATTTGCCATCGACCTGATGTTTGAGGAGGGCTTCGAGAGAAAGCCCGTATTT GTCTCAGGGACGATTGTGGACCGTAGTGGGCGTACTCTGTCAGGTCAGACGGGAGAAGCCTTCGTTGTTAGTGTGTCCCATGCTAAACCCTTGTG cattgGTCTGAACTGTGCTCTGGGAGCCACAGAGATGAGACCTTTCATTGAAGCCATTGGACAAAACACCTGTGCCTTTATTATCTGTTACCCTAATGCAG GTCTGCCAAACACGTTTGGAGGTTATGATGAAACTCCCGTGCTCACCGCTGCACATCTAAAg gagtttgcagaGGATGGGCTGGTGAACATCGTTGGAGGTTGTTGTGGGACGACTCCAGCTCACATCAG ATCGATCAGTGAGGCGGTCAGAAGCTGTAGACCCAGAGCTCCTCCAGATGATATTTATCAGGATTATCTGCTGCTGTCTG GTCTGGAGCCGTTCAGGATCGGCCCTTACACCAACTTTGTAAACATTGGAGAGCGCTGCAACGTGGCCGGGTCACGGAAGTTCGCTAAACTGATCATGGCGGGAAACTACGAG GAGGCTCTGAGCATAGCTAAGACCCAGGTGGAGATGGGTGCTCAGATTCTGGATATAAACATGGACGAGGGGATGCTGGAGGGAGCAGCCGCCATGACGCGATTCTGTAACTACATCGCCTCTGAGCCCGACATCGCACGG GTCCCTCTGTGCATCGACTCGTCAAACTTCGCCGTGATAGAGGCGGGGCTAAAGTGCTGTCAGGGGAAATGTGTGGTCAACAGCATCAGCCTGAAGGAGGGCGAGGATGAATTCCTTCAGCGAGCCGCCACTGTCAAACGCTATGGGGCCGCTGTGGTCGTCATGGCGTTTGATGAGGAAGGGCAG GCCACGGACACAGAGCGTAAGGTGGAGATCTGCACTCGGGCATACCACTTGCTGATCAATAAAGTCGGGTTTGACCccaatgacatcatctttgaccCCAACATCCTGACCATCGGCACGGGCATGGAGGAACACAACGAGTACGCCGTCAACTTCATCAGAGCCACCAAACTCATCAAG GAGACGTTACCGAGAGCTCGGGTCAGCGGAGGGCTGTCCAATCTATCGTTTTCATTCAgagggatggaggagatcagagagGCCATGCACGGAGCCTTCCTCTATCACGCCATCAAG GATGGGATGGACATGGGGATTGTCAACGCTGGGAATCTGCCCGTCTACGATGACATCAATAAAGAGCTGCTGTTACTGTGTGAAGACCTGATCCTCAACAGAGACGCCGAGGCTACTGAGAAACTGCTCAGCTACGCACAG AATAATGTGAAAGGAGGGAAGAAGGTGGTTCAGACAGACGAGTGGAGATCAGGGAGTGTAGAGGAGAGGCTGGAGTACGCTCTCATTAAG GGTATAGAGAAGTATGTAGTCCAGGATGTGGAGGAGTGCCGGTCTCTGGTCCAGCGTTATTCCCGTCCTCTCCACATCATCGAGGGTCCTCTGATGAACGGGATGAAGGTGGTGGGAGATCTGTTCGGGGCGGGGAAGATGTTCCTCCCTCAG GTGATTAAATCGGCCCGTGTGATGAAGAAGGCTGTGGGGTATCTGATTCCTTTCatggagaaggagagagaggagatgaaggcTCTGTCAGGATCAACTGAGGATGTG GACCCGTATCAGGGCACCATCGTCCTCGCCACAGTTAAAGGAGATGTCCACGACATTGGGAAGAACATCGTAGGCGTGGTGCTGGGCTGTAACAACTTCAG AGTGATTGATCTGGGTGTGATGGTTCCCTGTGATCAGATCCTCAGAGAGGCCATCTCACATAAAGCAG ACATCATCGGTCTGTCCGGTCTCATCACGCCGTCCCTAGATGAGATGATCCACGTGGCCAAAGAGATGCAGAGACTCAACATGAGCACGCCGCTGTTGATTGGAGGAGCCACCACCTCAAA GACACACACGGCAGTGAAGATTGCTCCTCGGTACTTGTCTCCGGTGGTTCATGTTCTGGATGCTTCCAGGAGTGTGGTGGTG TGCTCTCAGCTGCTGGATGAGGTGGTGAGGGAGGAGTTCTTTGAGGAGGTGAAGGAGGAGTACGAGGAGATCAGACAGGAGCACTTCGACTCCCTGAAG GATCGTCGGTTTGTGTCTCTGTCTGAGGCCAGAGAGAAACGTTTACTCATCGACTGGACGTCCAGCACACCAG TGCGTCCTCAGTTCCTGGGTCCTCGGGTCTTCAGTCACTACGATCTGACTCGTGTCTGTGATTTTATCGACTGGAAGCCGTTCTTTGACGTGTGGCAGCTCAGAGGGAAGTACCCCAACAGAGGCTACCCAAAGATCTTCAACGACAAGACTGTTG GTAGAAAAGGTGGACGGCTCTGA
- the mtr gene encoding methionine synthase isoform X1 yields the protein MAPTNLLHQSAARASAGYGSVLESELRAVLQQRIMVLDGGMGTMIQQQKLEEEDFRGDEFKDHPRPLKGNNDLLSITQPHIIYNIHKEYLLAGADIIETNTFSSTCTAQADYGLEHLAYRLNKASAELARRAADDVTKQTGCKRYVAGAVGPTNKTLSVSPSVERPDYRNITFDELVAAYSEQVRGLLDGGADILLVETIFDTANAKAALFAIDLMFEEGFERKPVFVSGTIVDRSGRTLSGQTGEAFVVSVSHAKPLCIGLNCALGATEMRPFIEAIGQNTCAFIICYPNAGLPNTFGGYDETPVLTAAHLKEFAEDGLVNIVGGCCGTTPAHIRSISEAVRSCRPRAPPDDIYQDYLLLSGLEPFRIGPYTNFVNIGERCNVAGSRKFAKLIMAGNYEEALSIAKTQVEMGAQILDINMDEGMLEGAAAMTRFCNYIASEPDIARVPLCIDSSNFAVIEAGLKCCQGKCVVNSISLKEGEDEFLQRAATVKRYGAAVVVMAFDEEGQATDTERKVEICTRAYHLLINKVGFDPNDIIFDPNILTIGTGMEEHNEYAVNFIRATKLIKETLPRARVSGGLSNLSFSFRGMEEIREAMHGAFLYHAIKDGMDMGIVNAGNLPVYDDINKELLLLCEDLILNRDAEATEKLLSYAQNNVKGGKKVVQTDEWRSGSVEERLEYALIKGIEKYVVQDVEECRSLVQRYSRPLHIIEGPLMNGMKVVGDLFGAGKMFLPQVIKSARVMKKAVGYLIPFMEKEREEMKALSGSTEDVDPYQGTIVLATVKGDVHDIGKNIVGVVLGCNNFRVIDLGVMVPCDQILREAISHKADIIGLSGLITPSLDEMIHVAKEMQRLNMSTPLLIGGATTSKTHTAVKIAPRYLSPVVHVLDASRSVVVCSQLLDEVVREEFFEEVKEEYEEIRQEHFDSLKDRRFVSLSEAREKRLLIDWTSSTPVRPQFLGPRVFSHYDLTRVCDFIDWKPFFDVWQLRGKYPNRGYPKIFNDKTVGEEARRVFNDGQRLLHQMIDSGSLRGRGLVGFWRAQSEGDDINVYRDDITVHRDTKPIATFHGLRQQVEKVDGSEPFLCLSDFVAPVDSAMEDYLGLFAVGVFGAEELSRHYQDQGDDYSSIMVKALADRLAEAFAEELHCRVRKDLWGYSCEEELQAADLHRVRYQGIRPAAGYPSQPDHTEKNTMWRLAQINERTGISLTESLAMSPAASVCGLYFSHPQSSYFAVGKISKDQVEDYSRRKTMRVEEVERWLGPILGYDPDQ from the exons ATGGCGCCCACCAACCTCCTCCATCAGTCCGCGGCACGAGCGTCGGCGG GATATGGGAGTGTGTTGGAGTCAGAGCTGCGAGCCGTGCTGCAGCAAAGGATCATGGTCCTGGACGGAGGGATGGGGACGATGATCCAGCAGCAGAAACTGGAGGAGGAAGACTTCAGAGGAGACGAGTTTAAGGATCACCCTCGCCCTCTGAAGGGAAACAACGACCTGCTCAGCATCACGCAGCCACACATAATCTACAATATACACAAG GAGTACCTGTTAGCTGGAGCCGATATCATCGAGACCAACACCTTCAGCAGCACCTGTACAGCACAGGCCGACTACGGACTAGAACACCTG gcGTATCGTCTAAACAAAGCGTCTGCAGAGCTGGCGAGGAGAGCAGCTGATGATGTCACCAAACAGACAG GCTGTAAACGCTACGTGGCAGGCGCCGTGGGTCCAACCAATAAGACGCTCTCAGTGTCCCCGTCAGTGGAGAGACCGGACTACAGGAACATCA CGTTTGATGAACTGGTGGCGGCGTACTCGGAGCAGGTCAGAGGTCTGTTGGATGGAGGAGCTGACATCCTACTTGTAGAAACCATCTTTGACACCGCCAATGCCAAG GCGGCTTTATTTGCCATCGACCTGATGTTTGAGGAGGGCTTCGAGAGAAAGCCCGTATTT GTCTCAGGGACGATTGTGGACCGTAGTGGGCGTACTCTGTCAGGTCAGACGGGAGAAGCCTTCGTTGTTAGTGTGTCCCATGCTAAACCCTTGTG cattgGTCTGAACTGTGCTCTGGGAGCCACAGAGATGAGACCTTTCATTGAAGCCATTGGACAAAACACCTGTGCCTTTATTATCTGTTACCCTAATGCAG GTCTGCCAAACACGTTTGGAGGTTATGATGAAACTCCCGTGCTCACCGCTGCACATCTAAAg gagtttgcagaGGATGGGCTGGTGAACATCGTTGGAGGTTGTTGTGGGACGACTCCAGCTCACATCAG ATCGATCAGTGAGGCGGTCAGAAGCTGTAGACCCAGAGCTCCTCCAGATGATATTTATCAGGATTATCTGCTGCTGTCTG GTCTGGAGCCGTTCAGGATCGGCCCTTACACCAACTTTGTAAACATTGGAGAGCGCTGCAACGTGGCCGGGTCACGGAAGTTCGCTAAACTGATCATGGCGGGAAACTACGAG GAGGCTCTGAGCATAGCTAAGACCCAGGTGGAGATGGGTGCTCAGATTCTGGATATAAACATGGACGAGGGGATGCTGGAGGGAGCAGCCGCCATGACGCGATTCTGTAACTACATCGCCTCTGAGCCCGACATCGCACGG GTCCCTCTGTGCATCGACTCGTCAAACTTCGCCGTGATAGAGGCGGGGCTAAAGTGCTGTCAGGGGAAATGTGTGGTCAACAGCATCAGCCTGAAGGAGGGCGAGGATGAATTCCTTCAGCGAGCCGCCACTGTCAAACGCTATGGGGCCGCTGTGGTCGTCATGGCGTTTGATGAGGAAGGGCAG GCCACGGACACAGAGCGTAAGGTGGAGATCTGCACTCGGGCATACCACTTGCTGATCAATAAAGTCGGGTTTGACCccaatgacatcatctttgaccCCAACATCCTGACCATCGGCACGGGCATGGAGGAACACAACGAGTACGCCGTCAACTTCATCAGAGCCACCAAACTCATCAAG GAGACGTTACCGAGAGCTCGGGTCAGCGGAGGGCTGTCCAATCTATCGTTTTCATTCAgagggatggaggagatcagagagGCCATGCACGGAGCCTTCCTCTATCACGCCATCAAG GATGGGATGGACATGGGGATTGTCAACGCTGGGAATCTGCCCGTCTACGATGACATCAATAAAGAGCTGCTGTTACTGTGTGAAGACCTGATCCTCAACAGAGACGCCGAGGCTACTGAGAAACTGCTCAGCTACGCACAG AATAATGTGAAAGGAGGGAAGAAGGTGGTTCAGACAGACGAGTGGAGATCAGGGAGTGTAGAGGAGAGGCTGGAGTACGCTCTCATTAAG GGTATAGAGAAGTATGTAGTCCAGGATGTGGAGGAGTGCCGGTCTCTGGTCCAGCGTTATTCCCGTCCTCTCCACATCATCGAGGGTCCTCTGATGAACGGGATGAAGGTGGTGGGAGATCTGTTCGGGGCGGGGAAGATGTTCCTCCCTCAG GTGATTAAATCGGCCCGTGTGATGAAGAAGGCTGTGGGGTATCTGATTCCTTTCatggagaaggagagagaggagatgaaggcTCTGTCAGGATCAACTGAGGATGTG GACCCGTATCAGGGCACCATCGTCCTCGCCACAGTTAAAGGAGATGTCCACGACATTGGGAAGAACATCGTAGGCGTGGTGCTGGGCTGTAACAACTTCAG AGTGATTGATCTGGGTGTGATGGTTCCCTGTGATCAGATCCTCAGAGAGGCCATCTCACATAAAGCAG ACATCATCGGTCTGTCCGGTCTCATCACGCCGTCCCTAGATGAGATGATCCACGTGGCCAAAGAGATGCAGAGACTCAACATGAGCACGCCGCTGTTGATTGGAGGAGCCACCACCTCAAA GACACACACGGCAGTGAAGATTGCTCCTCGGTACTTGTCTCCGGTGGTTCATGTTCTGGATGCTTCCAGGAGTGTGGTGGTG TGCTCTCAGCTGCTGGATGAGGTGGTGAGGGAGGAGTTCTTTGAGGAGGTGAAGGAGGAGTACGAGGAGATCAGACAGGAGCACTTCGACTCCCTGAAG GATCGTCGGTTTGTGTCTCTGTCTGAGGCCAGAGAGAAACGTTTACTCATCGACTGGACGTCCAGCACACCAG TGCGTCCTCAGTTCCTGGGTCCTCGGGTCTTCAGTCACTACGATCTGACTCGTGTCTGTGATTTTATCGACTGGAAGCCGTTCTTTGACGTGTGGCAGCTCAGAGGGAAGTACCCCAACAGAGGCTACCCAAAGATCTTCAACGACAAGACTGTTG GCGAGGAGGCTCGGCGCGTTTTTAACGACGGCCAGCGTCTTCTGCACCAGATGATTGACAGCGGCAGTCTAAGGGGGCGGGGTCTTGTGGGCTTCTGGCGTGCTCAGAGTGAGGGTGATGACATCAACGTTTACAGAGATGATATCACAGTCCACAGAGACACCAAACCTATCGCCACCTTCCACGGACTACGGCAGCAG GTAGAAAAGGTGGACGGCTCTGAGCCCTTTCTGTGTTTGTCGGACTTCGTGGCGCCCGTAGACAGCGCCATGGAGGACTACCTGGGTCTGTTTGCTGTTGGGGTGTTTGGAGCTGAAGAGCTGAGTCGGCATTATCAGGATCAGGGAGATGACTACAGCAGCATCATGGTCAAAGCCCTCGCAGACCGCCTCGCTGAG GCCTTTGCAGAGGAGCTCCACTGTCGTGTTCGTAAAGATCTGTGGGGTTACAGCTGTGAAGAGGAGCTGCAGGCCGCCGACCTTCACAGAGTCCGGTACCAGGGAATCAGACCGGCAGCAGGTTACCCGAGTCAGCCTGACCACACGGAGAAGAACACCATGTGGAGACTGGCACAGATTAATGAGAGGACGG GCATCAGTCTGACGGAGTCTTTGGCCATGTCTCCGGCTGCATCCGTCTGTGGTCTCTACTTCTCTCATCCTCAGTCGTCTTACTTCGCTGTAGGAAAGATCTCTAAAGACCAG GTTGAAGACTACTCCAGGAGGAAGACCatgagggtggaggaggtggagcggTGGCTGGGGCCAATCCTCGGCTACGATCCAGACCAGTGA
- the mtr gene encoding methionine synthase isoform X3 yields MFEEGFERKPVFVSGTIVDRSGRTLSGQTGEAFVVSVSHAKPLCIGLNCALGATEMRPFIEAIGQNTCAFIICYPNAGLPNTFGGYDETPVLTAAHLKEFAEDGLVNIVGGCCGTTPAHIRSISEAVRSCRPRAPPDDIYQDYLLLSGLEPFRIGPYTNFVNIGERCNVAGSRKFAKLIMAGNYEEALSIAKTQVEMGAQILDINMDEGMLEGAAAMTRFCNYIASEPDIARVPLCIDSSNFAVIEAGLKCCQGKCVVNSISLKEGEDEFLQRAATVKRYGAAVVVMAFDEEGQATDTERKVEICTRAYHLLINKVGFDPNDIIFDPNILTIGTGMEEHNEYAVNFIRATKLIKETLPRARVSGGLSNLSFSFRGMEEIREAMHGAFLYHAIKDGMDMGIVNAGNLPVYDDINKELLLLCEDLILNRDAEATEKLLSYAQNNVKGGKKVVQTDEWRSGSVEERLEYALIKGIEKYVVQDVEECRSLVQRYSRPLHIIEGPLMNGMKVVGDLFGAGKMFLPQVIKSARVMKKAVGYLIPFMEKEREEMKALSGSTEDVDPYQGTIVLATVKGDVHDIGKNIVGVVLGCNNFRVIDLGVMVPCDQILREAISHKADIIGLSGLITPSLDEMIHVAKEMQRLNMSTPLLIGGATTSKTHTAVKIAPRYLSPVVHVLDASRSVVVCSQLLDEVVREEFFEEVKEEYEEIRQEHFDSLKDRRFVSLSEAREKRLLIDWTSSTPVRPQFLGPRVFSHYDLTRVCDFIDWKPFFDVWQLRGKYPNRGYPKIFNDKTVGEEARRVFNDGQRLLHQMIDSGSLRGRGLVGFWRAQSEGDDINVYRDDITVHRDTKPIATFHGLRQQVEKVDGSEPFLCLSDFVAPVDSAMEDYLGLFAVGVFGAEELSRHYQDQGDDYSSIMVKALADRLAEAFAEELHCRVRKDLWGYSCEEELQAADLHRVRYQGIRPAAGYPSQPDHTEKNTMWRLAQINERTGISLTESLAMSPAASVCGLYFSHPQSSYFAVGKISKDQVEDYSRRKTMRVEEVERWLGPILGYDPDQ; encoded by the exons ATGTTTGAGGAGGGCTTCGAGAGAAAGCCCGTATTT GTCTCAGGGACGATTGTGGACCGTAGTGGGCGTACTCTGTCAGGTCAGACGGGAGAAGCCTTCGTTGTTAGTGTGTCCCATGCTAAACCCTTGTG cattgGTCTGAACTGTGCTCTGGGAGCCACAGAGATGAGACCTTTCATTGAAGCCATTGGACAAAACACCTGTGCCTTTATTATCTGTTACCCTAATGCAG GTCTGCCAAACACGTTTGGAGGTTATGATGAAACTCCCGTGCTCACCGCTGCACATCTAAAg gagtttgcagaGGATGGGCTGGTGAACATCGTTGGAGGTTGTTGTGGGACGACTCCAGCTCACATCAG ATCGATCAGTGAGGCGGTCAGAAGCTGTAGACCCAGAGCTCCTCCAGATGATATTTATCAGGATTATCTGCTGCTGTCTG GTCTGGAGCCGTTCAGGATCGGCCCTTACACCAACTTTGTAAACATTGGAGAGCGCTGCAACGTGGCCGGGTCACGGAAGTTCGCTAAACTGATCATGGCGGGAAACTACGAG GAGGCTCTGAGCATAGCTAAGACCCAGGTGGAGATGGGTGCTCAGATTCTGGATATAAACATGGACGAGGGGATGCTGGAGGGAGCAGCCGCCATGACGCGATTCTGTAACTACATCGCCTCTGAGCCCGACATCGCACGG GTCCCTCTGTGCATCGACTCGTCAAACTTCGCCGTGATAGAGGCGGGGCTAAAGTGCTGTCAGGGGAAATGTGTGGTCAACAGCATCAGCCTGAAGGAGGGCGAGGATGAATTCCTTCAGCGAGCCGCCACTGTCAAACGCTATGGGGCCGCTGTGGTCGTCATGGCGTTTGATGAGGAAGGGCAG GCCACGGACACAGAGCGTAAGGTGGAGATCTGCACTCGGGCATACCACTTGCTGATCAATAAAGTCGGGTTTGACCccaatgacatcatctttgaccCCAACATCCTGACCATCGGCACGGGCATGGAGGAACACAACGAGTACGCCGTCAACTTCATCAGAGCCACCAAACTCATCAAG GAGACGTTACCGAGAGCTCGGGTCAGCGGAGGGCTGTCCAATCTATCGTTTTCATTCAgagggatggaggagatcagagagGCCATGCACGGAGCCTTCCTCTATCACGCCATCAAG GATGGGATGGACATGGGGATTGTCAACGCTGGGAATCTGCCCGTCTACGATGACATCAATAAAGAGCTGCTGTTACTGTGTGAAGACCTGATCCTCAACAGAGACGCCGAGGCTACTGAGAAACTGCTCAGCTACGCACAG AATAATGTGAAAGGAGGGAAGAAGGTGGTTCAGACAGACGAGTGGAGATCAGGGAGTGTAGAGGAGAGGCTGGAGTACGCTCTCATTAAG GGTATAGAGAAGTATGTAGTCCAGGATGTGGAGGAGTGCCGGTCTCTGGTCCAGCGTTATTCCCGTCCTCTCCACATCATCGAGGGTCCTCTGATGAACGGGATGAAGGTGGTGGGAGATCTGTTCGGGGCGGGGAAGATGTTCCTCCCTCAG GTGATTAAATCGGCCCGTGTGATGAAGAAGGCTGTGGGGTATCTGATTCCTTTCatggagaaggagagagaggagatgaaggcTCTGTCAGGATCAACTGAGGATGTG GACCCGTATCAGGGCACCATCGTCCTCGCCACAGTTAAAGGAGATGTCCACGACATTGGGAAGAACATCGTAGGCGTGGTGCTGGGCTGTAACAACTTCAG AGTGATTGATCTGGGTGTGATGGTTCCCTGTGATCAGATCCTCAGAGAGGCCATCTCACATAAAGCAG ACATCATCGGTCTGTCCGGTCTCATCACGCCGTCCCTAGATGAGATGATCCACGTGGCCAAAGAGATGCAGAGACTCAACATGAGCACGCCGCTGTTGATTGGAGGAGCCACCACCTCAAA GACACACACGGCAGTGAAGATTGCTCCTCGGTACTTGTCTCCGGTGGTTCATGTTCTGGATGCTTCCAGGAGTGTGGTGGTG TGCTCTCAGCTGCTGGATGAGGTGGTGAGGGAGGAGTTCTTTGAGGAGGTGAAGGAGGAGTACGAGGAGATCAGACAGGAGCACTTCGACTCCCTGAAG GATCGTCGGTTTGTGTCTCTGTCTGAGGCCAGAGAGAAACGTTTACTCATCGACTGGACGTCCAGCACACCAG TGCGTCCTCAGTTCCTGGGTCCTCGGGTCTTCAGTCACTACGATCTGACTCGTGTCTGTGATTTTATCGACTGGAAGCCGTTCTTTGACGTGTGGCAGCTCAGAGGGAAGTACCCCAACAGAGGCTACCCAAAGATCTTCAACGACAAGACTGTTG GCGAGGAGGCTCGGCGCGTTTTTAACGACGGCCAGCGTCTTCTGCACCAGATGATTGACAGCGGCAGTCTAAGGGGGCGGGGTCTTGTGGGCTTCTGGCGTGCTCAGAGTGAGGGTGATGACATCAACGTTTACAGAGATGATATCACAGTCCACAGAGACACCAAACCTATCGCCACCTTCCACGGACTACGGCAGCAG GTAGAAAAGGTGGACGGCTCTGAGCCCTTTCTGTGTTTGTCGGACTTCGTGGCGCCCGTAGACAGCGCCATGGAGGACTACCTGGGTCTGTTTGCTGTTGGGGTGTTTGGAGCTGAAGAGCTGAGTCGGCATTATCAGGATCAGGGAGATGACTACAGCAGCATCATGGTCAAAGCCCTCGCAGACCGCCTCGCTGAG GCCTTTGCAGAGGAGCTCCACTGTCGTGTTCGTAAAGATCTGTGGGGTTACAGCTGTGAAGAGGAGCTGCAGGCCGCCGACCTTCACAGAGTCCGGTACCAGGGAATCAGACCGGCAGCAGGTTACCCGAGTCAGCCTGACCACACGGAGAAGAACACCATGTGGAGACTGGCACAGATTAATGAGAGGACGG GCATCAGTCTGACGGAGTCTTTGGCCATGTCTCCGGCTGCATCCGTCTGTGGTCTCTACTTCTCTCATCCTCAGTCGTCTTACTTCGCTGTAGGAAAGATCTCTAAAGACCAG GTTGAAGACTACTCCAGGAGGAAGACCatgagggtggaggaggtggagcggTGGCTGGGGCCAATCCTCGGCTACGATCCAGACCAGTGA